The following coding sequences lie in one Alloacidobacterium dinghuense genomic window:
- a CDS encoding efflux RND transporter permease subunit, with protein sequence MPLWIASGAGSIARHIIGMTVIGGMLAETFVGRFFVPAIFYVVERFSGAEKRKYCHSLPPKRPLWEIES encoded by the coding sequence GTGCCGCTCTGGATCGCATCCGGTGCAGGCTCAATCGCACGACACATCATAGGAATGACTGTGATCGGAGGCATGCTGGCCGAGACGTTTGTCGGCAGATTCTTTGTTCCCGCGATTTTCTACGTAGTTGAGAGGTTCTCAGGCGCTGAGAAGCGGAAGTATTGCCACTCGCTCCCGCCGAAACGCCCACTCTGGGAGATTGAATCATGA
- a CDS encoding TolC family protein: MKNTAHLGILAVLVQETGCMMGPKYKRPAVNVPQQYRTPEPQQATQASSLGNEQWWQLYEDPVLTQLIHTAIAQNYDVRIAAARVLEAQAQVGITRANRFPSASVGADIYSQQNAKVTNVFPAYQVNTGELNLSVIWNLDFWGKYRRQTEAARAQLFATEWGQRAVISSLVTNVATAYFQLRALDSELEISRRTLASRRESLKPTQFLEE, from the coding sequence ATGAAGAACACTGCACACTTAGGAATCCTAGCCGTGCTGGTTCAAGAAACCGGCTGCATGATGGGGCCGAAGTACAAACGGCCTGCGGTGAATGTTCCTCAACAGTACCGTACGCCGGAACCGCAACAAGCCACCCAAGCCTCGTCGCTTGGCAACGAGCAATGGTGGCAGCTTTATGAGGATCCGGTGCTCACGCAGCTGATTCACACCGCCATTGCGCAAAATTATGATGTGCGCATCGCCGCCGCTCGAGTGCTCGAAGCTCAGGCACAAGTCGGCATTACCCGCGCCAACCGATTTCCGTCCGCAAGCGTCGGCGCCGACATTTACAGCCAACAAAACGCCAAGGTGACAAATGTATTTCCCGCTTATCAGGTCAACACAGGCGAACTGAATCTATCGGTGATCTGGAATCTGGACTTCTGGGGGAAGTATCGCAGACAAACCGAAGCGGCTCGAGCCCAATTATTCGCAACCGAGTGGGGGCAGCGAGCGGTGATTTCTTCGCTGGTGACCAATGTAGCAACGGCTTATTTCCAGCTTCGTGCGCTCGACAGCGAACTCGAAATCTCGCGGCGCACGCTGGCATCTCGGCGAGAATCGCTCAAACCAACTCAATTCCTCGAGGAGTGA
- a CDS encoding cupin domain-containing protein, whose amino-acid sequence MSNFPTPLEEVIHHNVIKNNKTGGPALAIGPMQLLWRALGENTGYTFSIYETTVVPGMGIPLHKHPFAEFFYVLEGTLAIGSWNSEGAAEWNVYESGESLVVQPNAPHTFFNKSEHPCRMLSVSTYHHERMMKDAVQPDGRTDFLPAQLSQADFVKLTKSMEKNQTFLVADHA is encoded by the coding sequence ATGTCAAACTTCCCCACTCCGCTTGAAGAAGTCATTCATCACAACGTCATTAAGAACAACAAAACAGGCGGCCCGGCGCTGGCTATCGGGCCTATGCAATTGCTATGGAGGGCACTGGGAGAGAACACGGGCTATACCTTCTCCATTTATGAGACCACGGTCGTGCCGGGCATGGGTATTCCACTTCATAAGCACCCATTTGCGGAGTTTTTCTATGTACTGGAAGGCACTCTGGCTATTGGGTCCTGGAACAGCGAGGGCGCCGCTGAGTGGAACGTGTATGAATCCGGCGAAAGCCTGGTGGTGCAACCCAATGCGCCTCACACATTCTTCAACAAGAGTGAGCATCCGTGTCGCATGCTGAGTGTTTCAACGTATCACCACGAGCGGATGATGAAGGATGCAGTGCAACCGGATGGCAGGACAGATTTCCTGCCTGCTCAACTCTCTCAGGCTGATTTTGTGAAGTTGACAAAGTCCATGGAAAAGAACCAGACATTCCTTGTCGCAGACCATGCTTAG
- a CDS encoding NAD(P)-dependent oxidoreductase encodes MKVLVIGAAGKSGEALVNEALAAGHKVTAFVRGAAQYKKANVRVVAGDVLDAAAVDVAVAGQDAVIDALGGKTPWKVTTMETSAAHNIVDAMRRNGVRRLLKISVVGAGESVKNAGFFNEHLLMRTFLRGLLVDKAGMEAEIEGSNLDWTLVRPPMLTDGEKTGVARVLSTEGGEKAHKIGRADLAAFMVQQLESSRYVRQAVTVTTT; translated from the coding sequence ATGAAAGTTCTAGTGATTGGAGCAGCGGGCAAGAGCGGAGAAGCGCTGGTAAATGAGGCGTTGGCGGCTGGGCATAAGGTGACGGCTTTCGTGCGCGGTGCCGCGCAGTACAAGAAGGCGAACGTCAGAGTTGTTGCGGGCGACGTGCTGGACGCGGCCGCGGTCGACGTTGCGGTCGCCGGACAGGATGCGGTCATCGACGCGCTGGGCGGCAAGACGCCGTGGAAAGTGACGACAATGGAAACGAGCGCGGCACACAATATTGTGGACGCGATGCGACGCAATGGCGTGCGGCGGTTGCTGAAGATTTCGGTGGTTGGTGCGGGCGAGAGCGTCAAGAACGCCGGCTTCTTCAACGAGCACCTGCTCATGCGGACGTTTCTGCGGGGTCTGCTGGTAGACAAGGCGGGCATGGAGGCCGAGATCGAAGGCAGCAACCTGGACTGGACGCTCGTACGACCGCCGATGTTGACCGACGGGGAGAAGACCGGCGTTGCCAGGGTGCTGAGCACGGAGGGCGGCGAAAAGGCGCACAAGATCGGGCGGGCAGATCTGGCAGCCTTCATGGTGCAGCAACTGGAAAGCAGCCGGTATGTGCGTCAGGCCGTGACAGTGACGACCACGTAG